Proteins encoded together in one Ciona intestinalis chromosome 1, KH, whole genome shotgun sequence window:
- the LOC100179775 gene encoding methylthioribulose-1-phosphate dehydratase, with translation MKRAKVVETDDINKNGEDEKHPNFLIPKLCSWMYDLKWATGTGGGMSVKHGDFIYMAPSGVQKEMIKPGEIFKCNASGEVLENPASLKLTECAPLFMNAYSIRNAGAVLHSHSKDAVLASLIFKGKEFRISHQEMLKGIKKGSSNEPHKYIDTLIVPIVENVLYEKDLTRRMKKAMELYPESNAVLVRRHGVYIWGKNWQQAKTQAECYHYLFKLAVKLKQLGIEPDQAPAGENGIAD, from the coding sequence ATGAAACGAGCAAAAGTAGTAGAAACGGATGATATTAATAAGAATGGCGAAGATGAAAAACATCCGAACTTCCTCATTCCTAAATTGTGCAGTTGGATGTATGACCTCAAATGGGCAACTGGAACAGGCGGGGGTATGTCGGTTAAACATGGAGATTTTATTTACATGGCTCCTTCAGGGGTGCAAAAAGAAATGATTAAACCCGGTGAAATCTTTAAATGCAATGCTAGTGGTGAAGTTTTGGAGAACCCCGCTAGTCTAAAATTAACTGAATGTGCACCACTGTTTATGAATGCTTATTCAATTCGGAATGCCGGAGCAGTTCTTCACAGCCATAGTAAAGATGCAGTTCTTGCATCACTTATATTCAAAGGGAAAGAGTTCCGTATTTCTCACCAGGAAATGTTGAAAGGAATTAAAAAAGGTTCTTCAAATGAACCTCATAAATACATTGACACACTTATTGTACCAATAGTCGAAAATGTACTGTATGAAAAAGATCTAACGAGAAGAATGAAGAAAGCAATGGAGTTGTATCCAGAATCTAATGCAGTTCTTGTTCGCCGCcatggtgtatatatatgggGCAAAAATTGGCAACAAGCTAAAACTCAGGCAGAATGCTACCATTACCTGTTTAAGCTTGCAGTTAAGCTTAAACAGCTGGGCATTGAACCTGACCAAGCTCCTGCTGGGGAAAATGGAATTGCTGATTAG